Proteins encoded in a region of the Triticum dicoccoides isolate Atlit2015 ecotype Zavitan chromosome 3A, WEW_v2.0, whole genome shotgun sequence genome:
- the LOC119267234 gene encoding uncharacterized protein LOC119267234: MAPHPRLAPQARLLSLVLAVALGLGSAAPGLGHGPEASDRAETDPYSILTWHDYSPPSPPPPPPPPAAPAATCAEDLHGKGDFSTTCELSEEVQLDGDVYITGNGSLVLNSGAALTCEKPGCVISANLSGEVRLGRGVRVVAGWVSLAAANITIADTVIVNTSGLAGDPPDRTSGVPTGTHGDGGGHGGRGASCYVKDGQSQEDSWGGDAYAWSDLEHPFSYGSKGGSTSVEKDYGGVGGGILWLFADDLLMNGTVLADGGDSSDKGGGGSGGSIYIKAKTMHGAGRISASGGNGLAGGGGGRVSINVFSRHDDTQIFVHGGMSSGCPDNAGAAGTLYDAVPKSLDVNNNNMSTQTDTLLLDFPNQPLWTNVNIRNHAKVVVPLLWSRVQVQGQLSLKSGAVLTFGLTGYPYSEFELMAEELLMSDSTIKVFGALRMSVKMLLMWNSRMLINGGGDSVVATSLLDASNLIVLKESSVIHSTANLGVRGQGLLNLSGDGDIIEAPRLILSLFYSIRVGPGSIIRGPLVNGSNGDVSPKLNCEDESCPVEIIHPPEDCNLNSSLSFTLQVCRVEDIDVWGLIQGTVIHFNRARSVTVHTSGTISTTGLGCKSGIGRGRLLSSGLSGGGGHGGKGGNSVVNGSRAEGGPTYGNADLPCELGSGSGNDSTGLSTAGGGIIVLGSWEYSLPSLTLYGTIESNGGSLTDAVTNSSIGPGGGSGGTVLLFVRTLSLAESSVLSSVGGFGRAGSGGGGGGRIHFHWSNIPTGDEYVPVAAIKGSILASGGISKGPGFPGENGTVTGRACPKGLYGTFCKECPLGTYKNVTGSSKSLCFPCPSGELPRRAVYTSVRGGAAETPCPYICVSDRYRMPHCYTALEELIYTFGGPWLFGLLLSGLLILLALVLSVARMKFAGTDELPGPAPTQQGSQIDHSFPFLESLNEVLETNRAEESHGHVHRMYFMGPNTFSEPWHLPHTPAEQITEIVYEDAFNRFVDEINTLAAYQWWEGSIYSILCILAYPLAWSWQQWRRRKKLQRLREFVRSEYDHSCLRSCRSRALYEGLKVTATPDLMLGYLDFFLGGDEKRPDLPPRLRQRFPMSLIFGGDGSYMAPFSLHSDSVLTSLMSQAVQPWIWHRLVAGLNAQLRLVRRGNLKATFLPVLNWLETHADPALGVNGVRVDLAWFQATALGYCQLGLVVYTVEGEPVTAELDGSPRIKIEQHSPVQDMLADAQLSRSRIKDALMRKRITGGILDSTTLRALKDRRDFLYPFSLILHNSKPVGHQDLVGLVISILLLADFSLVLLTFLQLYSYSMADVLLVLFVLPLAILSPFPAGINALFSHGPRRSAGLARVYALWNITSLVNVVVALICGFVHYKSSTKRHPSTQPWNFGTDESGWWLFPTGLMLLKCIQARLVDWHVGNLEIQDQAVYSKDPNIFWQS; the protein is encoded by the exons ATGGCCCCCCACCCCCGTCTCGCCCCCCAGGCCCGCCTCCTCTCGCTGGTGCTCGCTGTCGCCCTCGGCCTCGGGAGTGCCGCCCCCGGCCTGGGCCACGGGCCGGAGGCGTCAGATCGGGCCGAGACGGACCCGTACTCGATCCTGACGTGGCACGACtactcgccgccgtcgccgccgcccccgccgcccccgccggcggcgccggcggcgacctGCGCCGAGGACCTCCATGGGAAGGGGGACTTCAGCACGACCTGTGAGCTATCCGAAGAGGTCCAGCTGGACGGCGACGTCTACATCACCGGCAACGGCAGTCTGGTCCTCAACTCCGGTGCGGCCCTGACCTGCGAGAAGCCCGGGTGCGTCATATCAGCAAACCTCTCCGGCGAGGTGCGTCTCGGCCGCGGCGTGCGGGTCGTCGCCGGGTGGGTCTCCCTCGCGGCCGCTAACATCACAATCGCCGACACGGTCATTGTGAACACTAGCGGTCTAGCAGGCGATCCGCCTGACCGCACCAGCGGCGTACCCACGGGGACTCACGGGGATGGAGGGGGTCACGGCGGCCGAGGTGCCAGCTGCTACGTCAAGGATGGGCAGTCGCAGGAGGACTCATGGGGAGGTGATGCCTACGCATGGTCAGACCTCGAGCACCCGTTTAGCTATGGAAGCAAAGGGGGCTCTACTAGTGTTGAGAAGGACTATGGCGGCGTCGGCGGTGGTATCTTGTGGCTGTTTGCGGATGACCTGCTAATGAATGGTACAGTGCTCGCAGATGGTGGTGATAGCAGTGATAAGGGCGGGGGTGGCTCTGGTGGGAGCATCTATATCAAGGCCAAGACTAT GCATGGTGCTGGCAGAATCAGTGCTTCTGGAGGCAACGGCTTGGCTGGGGGTGGTGGAGGACGGGTTTCTATTAATGTTTTCAGTAGGCATGATGACACCCAGATATTTGTTCATG GTGGAATGAGTTCGGGCTGCCCAGATAATGCAGGAGCTGCTGGAACTCTCTATGATGCAGTACCTAAGAGTCTTGATGTTAACAACAATAACATGAGTACACAGACTGACACTCTTCTGTTGGACTTCCCAAATCAGCCACTATGGACAAATGTTAACATCAGGAATCATGCCAAAGTTGTTGTGCCCTTGCTCTGGAGTCGTGTTCAG gTTCAAGGGCAACTTAGCCTAAAATCTGGTGCTGTTCTGACGTTTGGATTGACCGGTTATCCATACTCGGAGTTTGAACTGATGGCTGAGGAGCTTCTTATGAGTGACTCAACAATCAAG gtgTTCGGTGCTTTGAGAATGTCTGTTAAGATGCTCCTTATGTGGAACTCCAGAATGCTTATTAATGGTGGTGGAGATTCAGTAGTTGCAACGTCCTTACTGGATGCTAGCAATTTGATAGTCCTGAAG GAATCATCTGTGATACATTCTACTGCTAATCTTGGAGTTCGCGGTCAAGGTCTGCTGAACTTATCTGGAGATGGAGACATAATCGAGGCACCACGTCTTATTTTGTCACTGTTCTACAGCATACGG GTTGGACCTGGCTCCATTATACGGGGTCCACTTGTAAATGGAAGTAACGGCGATGT GTCCCCAAAGCTGAACTGTGAAGATGAGAGTTGCCCTGTAGAAATAATTCATCCACCAGAAGATTGCAATCTGAATTCTTCACTGTCATTTACTCTCCAG GTATGCCgcgtagaagatattgatgtctggGGTCTCATACAAGGAACTGTAATTCATTTCAATAGGGCAAGAAGTGTTACTGTTCACACATCTGGGACTATCAGCACAACAGGATTGG GCTGCAAAAGTGGAATAGGACGAGGAAGATTATTAAGTAGCGGCCTAAGTGGTGGTGGTGGACACGGTGGTAAAGGGGGGAACAGTGTTGTTAATGGAAGCCGTGCTGAGGGTGGACCTACATATGGTAATGCCGATTTGCCTTGTGAACTTGGCAGTGGAAGTGGCAATGACTCAACAGGGCTTTCCACAGCTGGTGGTGGTATAATAG TGTTGGGCTCATGGGAGTATTCTCTACCAAGTCTCACGCTCTACGGTACAATAGAATCAAATGGTGGTAGTTTGACTGATGCTGTAACTAATTCCTCCATTGGACCTGGTGGTGGTTCTGGGGGTACGGTTCTTCTATTTGTGCGCACTTTGTCCCTAGCAGAGAGTTCCGTCCTTTCGAGTGTTGGTGGCTTTGGTAGAGCTGGCAGCGGTGGGGGTGGAGGGGGAAGGATTCACTTTCACTGGTCTAACATTCCTACTGGAGATGAGTATGTTCCTGTTGCAGCTATTAAAGGATCAATACTTGCAAG CGGAGGAATCAGCAAAGGGCCAGGATTCCCTGGTGAGAATGGAACAGTTACAGGAAGAGCTTGCCCAAAAGGTCTTTATGGTACATTTTGCAAG GAATGCCCTTTGGGAACATACAAGAATGTTACCGGATCTTCAAAATCTCTCTGCTTTCCGTGCCCTTCAGGCGAACTTCCTCGCCGTGCCGTGTACACAAGTGTCCGAG GAGGGGCTGCTGAAACTCCATGCCCGTACATATGTGTGTCAGACAGATATCGCATGCCTCACTGTTATACTGCTCTTGAAGAGTTAATATACACTTTTGGGGGACCTTGGTTATTTGGTCTACTTCTTTCAGGCCTTCTTATTTTGTTAgctcttgttttaagtgttgctcgGATGAAATTTGCTGGCACTGATGAGTTACCCGGGCCAGCACCAACTCAACAAGGGTCGCAGATTGATCACTCCTTCCCTTTCCTAGAATCACTAAATGAG GTCTTGGAAACTAATAGAGCTGAAGAATCACATGGTCATGTACACAGGATGTATTTCATGGGCCCAAACACCTTCAGTGAACCTTGGCATCTCCCACACACCCCAGCAGAACAGATTACAGAGATTGT GTATGAGGATGCATTTAATCGATTTGTTGATGAGATAAACACACTTGCAGCTTATCAGTGGTGGGAGGGATCAATTTACAGTATCCTTTGTATACTCGCATACCCCTTGGCTTGGTCATGGCAACAGTGGCGTAGAAGAAAAAAATTACAAAGACTTCGTGAATTTGTTCGCTCTGAGTATGATCATTCATGCTTACGGTCTTGCCGTTCGCGTGCGCTTTATGAAGGTCTCAAG GTGACTGCAACCCCAGATCTAATGTTGGGATATTTAGATTTCTTCCTTGGTGGAGATGAGAAAAGGCCTGATCTTCCTCCTAGACTTCGTCAAAGGTTTCCGATGTCCTTGATTTTTGGTGGTGATGGAAGTTACATGGCTCCATTTTCACTTCATAGTGACAGTGTCCTGACCAGTCTTATGAGCCAG GCTGTGCAACCTTGGATATGGCACCGTCTTGTAGCTGGATTGAATGCTCAGTTGCGTTTGGTTCGACGTGGAAATCTCAAAGCAACATTTCTTCCTGTCCTTAATTGGCTTGAAACTCATGCGGATCCTGCTTTGGGCGTGAATGGTGTCCGTGTCGATCTTGCGTGGTTCCAAGCTACAGCATTAGGGTATTGCCAACTGGGTCTTGTTGTTTACACTGTCGAGGGAGAACCAGTGACTGCTGAACTTGATGGCAGCCCAAGAATTAAAATAGAGCAGCATTCGCC AGTGCAGGACATGCTTGCTGATGCTCAACTAAGCCGCTCAAGGATTAAGGATGCTCTTATGCGGAAAAGGATTACTGGCGGCATTCTAGATAGTACTACCTTACGGGCACTTAAAGACAGGAGAGATTTTCTGTACCCGTTTTCTCTTATCTTGCACAACTCTAAACCAGTTGGCCATCAG GATCTTGTTGGCTTAGTAATCTCAATATTGCTCCTGGCAGATTTCAGCTTAGTGTTGCTTACTTTTCTCCAGCTATACTCATACTCAATGGCCGACGTTCTCTTAGTTCTGTTTGTTCTTCCTCTTGCGATACTGTCGCCTTTCCCTGCTGGAATAAATGCTCTTTTTAGTCATGGACCACGGCGATCAGCAGGCCTTGCTCGTGTATATGCATTGTGGAACATTACTTCACTGGTTAATGTT GTTGTGGCTTTGATATGCGGATTCGTACACTATAAGTCGTCAACCAAGAGACATCCAAGCACACAGCCATGGAACTTTGGAAC GGATGAAAGTGGCTGGTGGCTGTTTCCGACTGGACTCATGTTGTTGAAATGCATCCAAGCAAGGCTTGTTGATTGGCATGTGGGTAATCTAGAGATCCAAGACCAAGCAGTATACAGCAAGGACCCGAACATATTCTGGCAGTCGTGA